The genome window TCCGCCATCGGACTGATTTCGTCGACCTTGAGGGCGGTAATATCTTCCGCCCGGCGGCCATCCGCCGCTTTAACGACCATTTCCAATACTTGTTTGCTATCCATTTATTCAATCTCCTTTCGGTAAGCCGGTACCCAGGCATTGTATGTCTCCAGAGTCGTTGGGTAAACCGGACTATTGCGTTTCACCAGGTACTCCAGCGTTTGCTTCGTTTGGTAGGCTACTCCTGCTCCCAGGTCCTTAGCGGTAATTTCCCGGGCCCGGTAGACCTCTGGGAAATCCCGACCGGGTTCAATATAGTCCGCCATGTAAACTACCTGTTCTAGCGGACTCATTACCGCAGCGCCGGTAGTATGGTGACGAACGGCATTCAGGATATCCTCATCCCAAATCCCCAGCTCGTCCTTGATTAGTTCAGCACCAACTACCCCATGCCAAATTGCATTGCCATAGTTCAGCAGGTCGGGATTGAGCCCCTTACGGTGGATTTCGTCAATAAAATCCTGGTCAGGACGCTGCTTGGCGTAGTCGTGACAGAGGCCGGCAATACTAGTCTTCTCGACGTCAACCCCGTTGGCCCGAGCTAACTCAATTGCAGTCTGCTCCACCCGCAGGACGTGCTCAAAACGCTTGTCCCGCAATGCCGCACGCAAACGTTCTATCAGTTGATCACGGCTAAGGGGAATATAGTTATGGGTATAGGTTAATTTTTCAGTCATTATATAAATGATGCTCCTTAATAAAAGCGGCCACTGACCGCGGTAGCAGATAATTGACCGACTGGCCCTGCCGGATCCGGGTCCGGATATCGCTCGAACTAATATCAATTGCGGGAATATCCACCCAGATCACCGGATACTTCGTCTCATTCTGTGCGTGGGGCCGTCGAACCCCGACAAAGTGAAAGCGGGGCAGCTTGACCAGGTCCTCAATCCGGTACCACTTATCCAGGTAGTCAACCATATCACCGCCGATAATAAAGTAGTAATCGGTATTAGGATGGCGCTCAAGCAAGGCCTTCATCGTATCATAAGTATAGCTGACGCCGCCCCGCTTCAGCTCCGCATCCTCAATCCCCAACATGGGGTTACCCTCAATGGCCAGTCCTAACATTTGCCGGCGCAAGTCAGCGCTGACGGCGGACTTATGGTCGACGTGCGGCGGGATTGCGTCAGGCATCAGCAGGACCTTATTTAGACATAGGGCGTGCCCCACCTGGTCTGCTACTATCAGGTGGGCATTGTGCACCGGATTAAAGGTCCCACCGTAAATACCAACCCGCTGGTGGCGGGAACTTGTTTGCGGCTGGTACTGAACGGCCGGCTGGGTTTTCGCGTAAACTTGACACCCCTGCATAATCCAACCGCCTCGT of Limosilactobacillus oris contains these proteins:
- the yqeK gene encoding bis(5'-nucleosyl)-tetraphosphatase (symmetrical) YqeK, whose amino-acid sequence is MTEKLTYTHNYIPLSRDQLIERLRAALRDKRFEHVLRVEQTAIELARANGVDVEKTSIAGLCHDYAKQRPDQDFIDEIHRKGLNPDLLNYGNAIWHGVVGAELIKDELGIWDEDILNAVRHHTTGAAVMSPLEQVVYMADYIEPGRDFPEVYRAREITAKDLGAGVAYQTKQTLEYLVKRNSPVYPTTLETYNAWVPAYRKEIE
- a CDS encoding nicotinate-nucleotide adenylyltransferase; translated protein: MQGCQVYAKTQPAVQYQPQTSSRHQRVGIYGGTFNPVHNAHLIVADQVGHALCLNKVLLMPDAIPPHVDHKSAVSADLRRQMLGLAIEGNPMLGIEDAELKRGGVSYTYDTMKALLERHPNTDYYFIIGGDMVDYLDKWYRIEDLVKLPRFHFVGVRRPHAQNETKYPVIWVDIPAIDISSSDIRTRIRQGQSVNYLLPRSVAAFIKEHHLYND